One stretch of Brevibacillus laterosporus DNA includes these proteins:
- a CDS encoding HAD family phosphatase, with the protein MQNYKMIVLDLDDTLLQDDHTISARTKKALMKAQEAGVKVVLASGRPTFAMIHIAEELELEKYGSFILSFNGAKIINYKTKEELFSSTLPVETVHGLYDISKKEDVSILTYDGDDIVAETITAYTKKESEITGMHIKEVDSFKQAITRPVVKVLMVDEPTKLAIVEKKLQKQLEGKLSVMRSKPFFLEFTEAGVDKGTSLHQLIKQVGIEQEEVIAIGDSYNDLAMITFAGLGVAMGNAPDDIKEVANYVTDTNMNHGVAKVVETFILNKMLQA; encoded by the coding sequence ATGCAAAATTATAAAATGATTGTCCTCGATTTAGATGATACTCTGCTTCAAGATGACCACACCATTTCAGCACGTACAAAAAAAGCATTAATGAAGGCACAAGAAGCTGGAGTAAAAGTGGTTCTCGCATCTGGTCGTCCCACCTTCGCAATGATACATATTGCAGAAGAGCTAGAGCTAGAAAAATACGGGAGCTTCATTTTATCCTTTAATGGTGCAAAAATTATAAACTACAAAACTAAAGAAGAATTATTTAGTAGCACACTACCAGTAGAAACGGTGCATGGCCTATACGACATTAGTAAAAAAGAAGATGTTTCGATTCTTACCTATGATGGAGATGATATCGTAGCAGAAACAATTACTGCGTATACCAAAAAAGAATCTGAAATTACAGGAATGCACATTAAAGAAGTAGATAGCTTTAAACAAGCTATTACACGACCAGTAGTAAAAGTACTAATGGTAGACGAGCCTACAAAACTAGCTATCGTGGAAAAGAAACTGCAAAAACAGCTAGAGGGTAAATTGAGTGTGATGCGATCTAAGCCATTTTTCTTGGAGTTCACAGAGGCTGGTGTAGACAAAGGAACTAGCTTGCACCAGCTCATTAAGCAGGTAGGAATTGAACAAGAAGAAGTTATTGCTATAGGCGATAGCTACAATGATCTTGCTATGATTACCTTTGCAGGGCTTGGTGTCGCAATGGGCAATGCACCTGATGATATTAAAGAAGTAGCTAACTATGTGACAGATACTAATATGAACCATGGTGTGGCAAAGGTAGTTGAAACCTTTATTCTAAATAAAATGTTACAAGCATAG
- a CDS encoding XRE family transcriptional regulator has protein sequence MMEGNQAVLYSSLGELIKNKRQQANLSLSELGRLSGVSKGVLSKIESCETKRPELRTIKAITTVLVLPYEEIIENYIEIQQRVEILYELLLEMIELSNTTLIGKVAQKILENPQEDTYTALERLYDLCNSITGNEIRLTLYSAIIKYARVHGIPNYIAKPSLQKYLIERQDFKNLEESFKIGEEIIHYVDFLSEDEKNTFYFRMGLHAFAIKKYQQCIELTKTGLVEDNTINELKVRAYLAMINALLLLEKYDEVEKYLSIYKTFDFQFVHESATLTRAIVKAKKKDYEVAIPLLLDCLQNTSEDSRIHAVNELFELYLQMEKFEAIADLISQEDNFLRVESKTPYKYYSMGLYYQNKGTYQILVEAFEEGLNSYLTSMSIYGKINAYHEINECMKSILSYYFCEKKSVDLQMVQKLQDVYNRIIQNKIN, from the coding sequence ATGATGGAAGGAAATCAAGCGGTACTTTACTCCTCTCTAGGTGAATTAATAAAAAATAAAAGACAACAAGCAAACCTAAGTTTATCAGAATTGGGAAGGTTATCAGGTGTTAGCAAGGGAGTACTCTCAAAAATAGAATCATGTGAAACGAAGCGACCAGAGCTTCGAACAATTAAAGCAATTACAACGGTATTAGTATTACCATACGAAGAGATTATAGAGAATTATATAGAGATACAACAACGAGTAGAAATTTTATACGAGCTACTACTAGAAATGATTGAACTATCTAATACAACGTTAATAGGTAAGGTTGCTCAAAAAATCCTTGAAAATCCTCAAGAAGATACATATACAGCATTAGAGCGTCTTTATGATCTATGTAATAGCATCACAGGTAATGAGATTAGACTCACTCTTTATAGTGCTATCATCAAGTATGCGAGAGTACATGGAATACCAAATTATATAGCCAAACCGTCCCTACAAAAATATCTAATTGAAAGACAGGATTTCAAAAATCTGGAGGAGTCATTTAAAATTGGTGAAGAAATCATTCACTATGTAGATTTTTTGTCCGAGGACGAGAAAAATACCTTCTATTTTAGAATGGGGCTTCATGCATTTGCTATAAAAAAATATCAGCAATGCATTGAATTAACAAAGACAGGTCTTGTAGAAGACAATACAATAAACGAGTTAAAAGTTAGAGCTTATTTAGCTATGATTAATGCACTGTTATTATTAGAGAAATATGATGAGGTAGAAAAATATCTATCTATTTATAAAACTTTTGATTTTCAATTTGTCCATGAATCAGCTACATTGACTCGTGCAATAGTAAAGGCAAAGAAAAAAGATTATGAAGTAGCTATTCCATTACTACTAGATTGCTTACAAAATACTAGTGAGGACTCACGAATTCATGCAGTTAATGAGTTGTTTGAGCTATATTTACAAATGGAAAAGTTTGAAGCCATTGCAGATTTAATTAGTCAAGAAGACAATTTTTTGAGAGTTGAATCGAAAACACCTTATAAGTATTATTCAATGGGATTATATTATCAAAATAAAGGAACCTATCAAATATTAGTTGAAGCATTTGAAGAAGGATTAAATAGTTATCTTACCAGTATGTCAATATATGGAAAAATAAATGCTTATCATGAAATTAATGAATGTATGAAGAGTATTCTCTCCTATTATTTCTGCGAAAAAAAATCTGTAGATTTACAAATGGTGCAGAAGCTTCAAGACGTATATAATAGAATTATACAAAATAAAATTAATTAG
- a CDS encoding Crp/Fnr family transcriptional regulator produces MRLHRGEILFRQGETGPLYHLKSGLLKIVRIHEDGTTTLVNIIVPNEIIPHHSLISSNPYFGTAVALVTCEIDILYEREWYQELQKNPDKCRTIALQLQEKLRMMQHRIDQLTEVSAADKLRKLQAWFEFYISPTTLTDVLTQDEIGQFIGLRRETVNRLLRAQSAAKSDS; encoded by the coding sequence ATGAGATTGCATAGGGGTGAAATATTATTTCGCCAAGGAGAAACTGGCCCGCTGTATCACCTAAAAAGCGGCTTATTGAAAATTGTTAGAATTCATGAAGATGGAACAACAACCTTAGTTAATATTATTGTACCTAATGAAATCATCCCACACCATTCTCTTATCAGCTCCAATCCCTATTTTGGGACCGCCGTCGCACTCGTAACTTGTGAGATCGACATCCTCTATGAACGGGAATGGTATCAGGAGCTACAGAAAAACCCAGACAAGTGCCGGACCATTGCCTTGCAGCTTCAGGAAAAGCTACGAATGATGCAGCATCGAATTGACCAATTAACCGAAGTGTCTGCCGCAGATAAATTGCGGAAACTCCAAGCTTGGTTTGAATTCTATATTTCTCCCACTACTTTGACGGATGTGCTAACACAGGATGAAATCGGGCAATTTATCGGACTTCGTCGTGAGACTGTAAATAGATTGTTACGAGCTCAGTCTGCCGCTAAATCCGACTCATAG
- a CDS encoding NO-inducible flavohemoprotein has translation MLSEKTIQIIKSTVPVLEKHGLDITKRFYQLLFTHHPELLNIFNHANQKQGKQQTALANAVYAAAQYIDKLETIIPVVKQIGHKHRSLGIRAEHYPIVGENLLAAIKDVLGSQATDEILQAWAEAYGVIADAFIGVEAELYEQAEQQEGGWEGFRAFRVDRKVKESDVITSFYLVPQDEEAIAVFEPGQYISVKMEIPGESNTHIRQYSLSDAPGKPYYRISVKREDGQQDQPAGKVSVYLHEQVEQGDVVLLSAPAGDFVLDQKDDRPVVLISGGVGLTPLVSMLHTLVETNPNRQITFIHAAQNGDVHAMREQVEELASQHSQVSVYWCYDKPTDHDRATNVFHKEGYVDMATLQEMVPSKDVSFYFCGPMPFMKALYSNLKEYKIAEADIHFEFFGPAGSL, from the coding sequence ATGCTAAGTGAAAAAACAATTCAAATCATTAAATCTACAGTACCCGTATTGGAAAAACACGGATTAGATATTACAAAACGATTTTATCAATTATTGTTTACTCATCACCCAGAGCTTTTGAATATTTTTAATCATGCCAATCAGAAGCAAGGAAAACAACAGACCGCTCTAGCAAACGCTGTGTATGCCGCGGCACAATATATAGACAAATTGGAAACGATCATCCCTGTTGTGAAACAGATCGGTCATAAACATCGTAGTCTTGGAATCAGAGCAGAGCATTACCCGATTGTTGGAGAGAATCTGCTTGCTGCGATTAAGGATGTACTCGGCAGTCAGGCTACAGATGAAATCTTGCAGGCATGGGCGGAAGCTTATGGTGTAATAGCAGATGCTTTTATCGGTGTCGAGGCTGAGCTCTATGAACAAGCTGAACAGCAAGAGGGCGGTTGGGAAGGATTTAGGGCATTTAGAGTGGACAGAAAGGTGAAGGAGAGTGACGTTATTACTTCATTTTATCTCGTTCCACAGGATGAAGAAGCCATTGCGGTATTTGAACCGGGTCAGTATATTAGTGTGAAAATGGAAATTCCCGGCGAGTCCAATACCCATATTCGTCAATATAGCTTGTCTGACGCTCCGGGAAAACCTTATTATCGGATCTCTGTTAAAAGAGAGGACGGCCAGCAGGACCAGCCTGCTGGGAAGGTATCGGTCTATTTACATGAACAGGTTGAACAGGGAGATGTCGTATTGCTTTCGGCACCAGCAGGGGACTTCGTTCTGGATCAAAAAGATGATCGTCCTGTAGTTCTCATTAGCGGTGGGGTCGGATTAACGCCTTTAGTTAGTATGCTCCACACACTGGTAGAAACTAATCCGAACCGACAAATCACCTTCATCCATGCAGCTCAGAACGGGGATGTTCACGCTATGAGAGAACAAGTGGAAGAGCTTGCTAGTCAGCACTCACAGGTATCGGTCTACTGGTGTTATGACAAACCGACGGATCACGACAGAGCCACAAATGTTTTTCATAAAGAAGGCTATGTAGATATGGCTACATTGCAAGAAATGGTTCCATCTAAAGATGTCAGCTTCTATTTCTGTGGTCCGATGCCTTTTATGAAGGCATTGTACAGCAACCTGAAGGAATATAAAATTGCTGAAGCAGATATTCATTTTGAGTTTTTTGGTCCGGCAGGTAGTCTGTAA
- a CDS encoding TetR/AcrR family transcriptional regulator yields MKKKPHVDSKKKDILQAAMRLFATKGIDGISVKEIGHLAGVTDAAIYKHFKNKNEVASEVFSQYCNSYTKMVDFYVSQPGTFLSRFDRLIEQLVEMHDEDHWGLLLLSQHHDVYQQIAQKNMRQPLDALNELILQGIKSGELPEQDARLSAVLIIGAFTGLAVSSFQGELPSQLESLASMIKERLLALLQ; encoded by the coding sequence ATGAAGAAAAAACCACATGTTGACAGTAAAAAGAAAGATATTTTACAAGCCGCTATGCGCCTATTTGCGACAAAAGGGATTGATGGCATCTCGGTTAAAGAGATTGGCCACTTAGCAGGTGTTACGGATGCCGCTATTTACAAGCATTTTAAGAATAAGAATGAGGTAGCATCAGAGGTGTTTTCCCAGTATTGCAATAGCTACACAAAAATGGTCGATTTTTATGTAAGTCAACCTGGAACGTTTCTTAGCAGATTTGACCGTTTAATCGAACAGCTAGTAGAGATGCACGACGAGGATCACTGGGGATTGCTACTGCTGTCTCAGCATCACGATGTTTATCAGCAAATTGCTCAGAAAAACATGAGACAGCCGTTAGATGCTTTGAATGAATTGATTCTTCAAGGAATCAAAAGCGGTGAATTGCCTGAACAGGATGCAAGACTCTCGGCTGTTCTGATTATTGGGGCTTTTACGGGCTTGGCAGTCTCTAGTTTTCAGGGTGAGCTCCCTAGCCAACTAGAATCATTGGCTTCTATGATTAAGGAGAGGCTATTGGCTTTATTACAGTAG
- a CDS encoding flavodoxin family protein, whose amino-acid sequence MKKILLIQGNPVKGSYGEALAAAYQKGAVSAGAVVKSLRLADLDFNPNLAGGYKNKPQLEDDLVLAQQLISWADHLVFVYPIWWGAPPALLKGFLDRVLMPGYAFSYKKDSSLPQQLLKGKSARLIVTMDSPYWYFSLFQGKPGHRMMKKSILQFCGINPVKITTFSQVGKAGDEKRKQWLEAVNQLGKKLG is encoded by the coding sequence ATGAAAAAGATCCTACTTATTCAGGGAAATCCCGTGAAGGGGAGCTATGGAGAAGCACTAGCGGCTGCTTATCAAAAGGGTGCAGTGTCAGCAGGTGCTGTGGTGAAAAGCTTACGTTTGGCTGATCTTGATTTTAATCCTAACTTAGCTGGCGGCTATAAAAATAAACCCCAGTTGGAGGATGATTTGGTGCTAGCTCAGCAATTAATTAGCTGGGCCGATCATCTCGTGTTCGTCTATCCGATCTGGTGGGGTGCTCCACCTGCATTGCTAAAGGGATTTCTCGATCGCGTCCTCATGCCGGGCTATGCTTTTTCCTATAAAAAGGACTCATCCCTCCCTCAGCAATTATTGAAAGGAAAATCAGCAAGACTGATCGTCACGATGGATTCACCGTACTGGTACTTCAGTCTTTTTCAGGGGAAGCCGGGCCATCGGATGATGAAAAAGTCTATCTTGCAATTTTGCGGTATCAATCCTGTAAAAATCACAACCTTCAGTCAGGTTGGTAAGGCAGGTGATGAAAAGAGAAAGCAGTGGCTGGAGGCTGTGAACCAATTAGGCAAAAAGCTAGGGTAG
- a CDS encoding transposase yields MSIIKQGSLFDIQELFDLEPPKRFEAIFSTLDIEPLLFSISKKSIYGAPTELNYAAMLYSLVARIVERIPTVKDLRKRLKHDFIFRMECGFLFSDNLPSEASYSRLVQKLSETAHLDKVQDKLLLQAIQEGFIGDEAIAIDATHFESRDRGVAKEKKTKPELKKRGRKSKAEKDIYDKQKQEKEAQKSLYEKNIVAQLDVTLEDLRSQVPIKPAWGIKKNSDGKNMFWFGYKAHLAVSTKSQYILCSLMSSGSMNDGKAAIPLLKGIQTVLPNHMRYAIMDAGYDYVPIYQQVGRMNAQAIIAYNKRNEGEMVGFDSHFAPTCVRECSYRYDSYDKKYKTLKFVRPKECKDCPLNQDSLCQKVYKIKAETDLRKYAAPARGTKTWEELYDQRTAVERVHAYLKEFFQLNNVRYRTGKRAKVHFDLVTLVYNASKLAVDRIRRNWQVG; encoded by the coding sequence ATGTCTATTATAAAACAAGGAAGCCTATTTGATATACAAGAATTATTCGACTTAGAACCTCCCAAACGTTTTGAGGCTATTTTCTCCACTCTTGACATTGAACCGCTTCTTTTCTCTATTTCCAAAAAGTCGATATATGGTGCTCCTACCGAGTTGAATTATGCTGCCATGCTATATTCTCTGGTCGCTCGAATCGTAGAACGAATTCCCACTGTGAAAGATTTACGAAAACGACTAAAACATGACTTTATCTTTCGAATGGAATGCGGTTTTCTGTTTTCTGACAATCTTCCTTCCGAGGCATCGTACTCTCGTCTCGTTCAGAAGCTTTCTGAAACAGCACACCTCGATAAAGTCCAAGACAAGTTACTGTTGCAAGCGATACAGGAAGGGTTCATAGGCGATGAAGCAATTGCCATCGATGCAACCCATTTTGAATCCCGTGATCGAGGTGTGGCAAAAGAAAAAAAGACGAAACCAGAATTGAAAAAACGCGGACGTAAATCAAAAGCAGAAAAAGATATCTACGACAAGCAAAAGCAAGAAAAGGAAGCCCAGAAGTCCTTATATGAAAAAAACATTGTAGCTCAATTGGATGTGACGTTGGAGGACCTACGGTCCCAAGTTCCTATCAAACCTGCTTGGGGAATAAAGAAAAATAGTGATGGAAAGAACATGTTTTGGTTTGGATACAAAGCTCATCTTGCAGTCAGTACGAAAAGTCAATATATTCTTTGCTCCCTCATGTCCTCTGGAAGTATGAACGATGGGAAAGCAGCGATTCCTTTGTTGAAAGGAATTCAAACTGTACTGCCCAATCACATGCGATATGCAATCATGGATGCGGGATATGACTATGTCCCGATCTATCAACAAGTCGGACGAATGAACGCACAAGCGATTATTGCTTACAACAAGCGGAATGAAGGAGAAATGGTTGGATTCGATTCACATTTTGCGCCAACTTGTGTCCGAGAATGCTCTTATCGTTACGACAGTTATGATAAGAAGTACAAAACGTTGAAATTTGTACGGCCAAAAGAATGTAAAGACTGTCCATTGAATCAGGATTCTCTCTGTCAAAAAGTCTATAAAATTAAGGCTGAAACCGATCTTCGAAAGTACGCCGCGCCAGCCAGAGGAACAAAAACGTGGGAAGAACTATATGACCAGAGAACAGCCGTAGAGCGAGTACATGCTTATTTGAAGGAGTTCTTTCAGCTAAACAATGTCCGATATCGCACAGGAAAGAGGGCAAAAGTCCATTTTGACTTGGTTACTCTTGTTTATAATGCTTCCAAGTTAGCAGTGGATCGAATTCGTAGGAACTGGCAAGTAGGATGA
- a CDS encoding aspartyl-phosphate phosphatase Spo0E family protein has protein sequence MEVLRKELEHRYFKKGSFLHPEVLHISQQLDEYIVVFQKLTKR, from the coding sequence ATAGAAGTCCTCCGTAAAGAGTTAGAGCATCGGTATTTCAAAAAAGGTTCCTTTTTACATCCAGAAGTATTGCATATTAGTCAACAACTAGATGAGTACATTGTTGTCTTTCAAAAGCTTACAAAACGCTAA
- a CDS encoding XRE family transcriptional regulator: MIVSLTFTTLGELIKGKRTEMGISLSELGRVSGVSKGVLSKIESGETKRPELRTLKPIADVLEIPYEEIIERYIDVEHRIDILDHLLLESVEISNISLTTKVAQQIMKSPSMDTYLILEHLHNIAGSIVNNEARQVIYNVIIKYARLHGVPKYIAKGLLQKYLIERTDLKHLEDSFKIGEEILHYIDFLDQEEKITLYYKMSFDAHDINKYEKCIEFGKMGHAEDKTDNEVKERVALAICNSYFRMNNFLSVEEHLEMYERLDYRFIIERTKTFRSVILSKKGEYQEAIPLLKECVEEATKNNRIHRVNELLEALLNINDVDSVQEIIEKEEKNFPFDFNNVYNFSGLGKYFKYKGTFLVDCGLFDEGMEAYLQSMHFYSKINDRKNIMECQEDIYKYHCEKAKQLELPLLKKLTGVYNMVNKGEEREE; encoded by the coding sequence ATGATTGTAAGCCTAACTTTCACAACATTGGGGGAGCTGATAAAAGGGAAAAGAACAGAGATGGGTATTAGTCTGTCGGAACTGGGGAGAGTGTCAGGAGTTAGTAAGGGGGTCTTATCGAAGATTGAATCTGGGGAAACGAAACGTCCAGAGCTTCGGACATTAAAACCGATTGCAGATGTTTTAGAAATCCCTTATGAAGAAATCATTGAACGCTATATCGATGTTGAACACCGAATTGATATCCTAGATCATTTGCTTTTAGAATCGGTTGAAATTTCTAACATATCACTAACCACTAAAGTGGCACAACAGATCATGAAATCCCCTAGCATGGATACATATTTAATATTAGAACATCTGCATAATATTGCTGGTTCAATCGTAAACAATGAAGCAAGGCAAGTAATATATAATGTTATTATTAAATACGCCAGATTACATGGAGTGCCAAAGTATATAGCTAAAGGGCTATTGCAGAAATACTTGATTGAGAGAACGGATTTAAAGCATCTTGAAGATTCCTTTAAAATTGGAGAAGAGATCCTGCATTACATAGACTTCTTAGATCAAGAAGAGAAGATCACGCTTTACTATAAAATGTCGTTTGATGCACATGATATTAATAAGTATGAAAAGTGTATTGAATTCGGCAAGATGGGACATGCCGAAGATAAAACAGACAATGAGGTAAAAGAAAGGGTTGCTTTAGCGATTTGTAATTCCTACTTCCGAATGAATAACTTTTTAAGTGTAGAAGAACATCTAGAGATGTATGAGAGGCTAGACTATCGCTTTATAATTGAGCGAACAAAAACTTTTCGTTCAGTTATACTGTCGAAAAAGGGGGAATATCAGGAAGCTATCCCTTTATTAAAAGAGTGTGTAGAAGAAGCAACAAAAAATAACCGAATTCATAGAGTCAATGAGCTATTAGAGGCATTACTCAACATAAATGATGTAGATTCAGTCCAGGAGATTATAGAAAAAGAGGAAAAGAACTTTCCATTTGATTTTAACAACGTTTATAATTTTTCTGGATTAGGAAAGTACTTTAAATATAAAGGTACGTTTCTTGTAGACTGTGGCTTGTTTGATGAGGGAATGGAGGCTTATCTCCAAAGTATGCACTTCTATAGCAAAATTAATGATCGGAAAAATATTATGGAGTGTCAAGAAGATATATACAAGTATCACTGTGAGAAAGCAAAACAATTGGAATTACCCCTTCTGAAAAAGCTAACGGGAGTATATAATATGGTAAATAAAGGAGAGGAAAGGGAGGAATAA
- the rlmH gene encoding 23S rRNA (pseudouridine(1915)-N(3))-methyltransferase RlmH: MQITIITVGKLKEKYLKEGIAEYTKRLTAYCKMNVVEVSDEKAPEELSATEMEQVKRKEGERILAHIKQDHYVIALAIEGQMWSSEKLSSEMDRLALHGRSQVAFVIGGSLGLADEVLKRADAQLSFSKMTFPHQLMRLVLVEQVYRAFRISRGEPYHK, from the coding sequence GTGCAAATTACGATTATTACGGTCGGGAAGCTAAAAGAGAAGTATTTAAAAGAAGGCATCGCCGAGTATACGAAGCGTCTGACGGCTTATTGCAAGATGAATGTCGTCGAAGTAAGCGATGAGAAAGCTCCAGAAGAACTAAGTGCAACGGAAATGGAGCAGGTGAAACGCAAAGAAGGCGAGCGGATATTAGCGCATATTAAGCAGGATCATTATGTGATTGCGCTGGCTATTGAAGGGCAGATGTGGTCATCTGAAAAGCTATCTAGTGAAATGGACAGGCTGGCGCTGCACGGACGTAGTCAGGTGGCGTTTGTGATTGGCGGTTCGCTGGGGCTGGCAGATGAGGTGTTGAAGCGGGCGGATGCGCAGTTGTCATTTTCTAAGATGACGTTTCCTCATCAATTGATGCGGTTGGTGCTGGTGGAGCAGGTTTATCGGGCGTTTCGGATTAGTCGGGGGGAACCATACCATAAATAG
- a CDS encoding CxxH/CxxC protein, translated as MAKTIVIQGKETPLHEEHPIRVSCMEHIEVELDDYVNYHDVAPDTFSVDEVELGEISSTCMECNQPGKIVLLHVKGM; from the coding sequence ATGGCAAAAACAATCGTTATTCAGGGAAAAGAAACACCACTTCACGAAGAGCATCCAATACGTGTGAGCTGTATGGAGCATATAGAAGTCGAGCTAGATGATTACGTAAATTATCACGACGTTGCGCCAGATACGTTTTCAGTGGACGAAGTAGAACTAGGGGAAATCTCATCTACCTGCATGGAATGTAATCAACCAGGCAAAATTGTGTTATTGCATGTGAAGGGAATGTAG
- a CDS encoding DUF4288 domain-containing protein: protein MENVLSNECRMKWYSVKVLFESIHSGGPLPDKINADYYVSKENKLFEESIIVVKATDIEQACKLAEEYAKKAEHEYLNYYGEQVRDQLVCTLHAFELNDLELTTGVEVYSRFIHATNKETTNEIIKRYYPEALYGEEEQ from the coding sequence ATGGAAAATGTTTTGTCGAATGAATGCCGAATGAAATGGTATTCAGTAAAAGTTCTTTTTGAATCTATTCACTCAGGGGGTCCACTTCCTGATAAAATAAATGCAGACTATTATGTAAGTAAAGAGAATAAACTTTTTGAAGAAAGCATCATAGTAGTTAAAGCTACAGACATAGAACAAGCCTGTAAATTGGCAGAAGAATATGCAAAAAAGGCCGAACATGAATATCTAAATTACTATGGTGAACAAGTTAGGGATCAATTAGTATGTACATTGCATGCTTTTGAACTTAACGATTTGGAATTAACAACTGGGGTAGAAGTTTACTCAAGATTTATACATGCAACAAACAAAGAAACCACTAATGAAATTATTAAAAGGTACTACCCTGAGGCTTTATATGGAGAAGAAGAACAATAG
- a CDS encoding BlaI/MecI/CopY family transcriptional regulator, producing the protein MTERPKISDSEWEVMKILWSKKSPQTANDIIKALEGHKDWMPKTIRTLINRLVQKNAISYHQDKGRGYFYYPVVSQDDYLQVETKSFLQRLYGGALQPLLVNFLKDEKLSKEEISELKNILDNKKES; encoded by the coding sequence ATGACAGAACGTCCGAAAATTTCTGATTCAGAATGGGAAGTAATGAAAATCCTGTGGTCAAAAAAATCACCTCAAACAGCTAACGATATTATCAAAGCTCTTGAGGGACACAAGGATTGGATGCCAAAAACAATACGAACGCTAATCAATCGATTGGTTCAGAAAAACGCGATATCCTATCACCAAGATAAAGGCAGGGGCTATTTCTACTATCCCGTGGTTTCTCAGGATGACTATTTGCAAGTAGAAACCAAGTCTTTCCTTCAACGCCTTTATGGCGGGGCATTACAACCATTGCTTGTGAACTTCTTGAAAGACGAGAAATTGTCCAAAGAGGAGATCAGTGAACTAAAAAACATCCTTGATAATAAGAAAGAATCCTAG